A segment of the Desulfocurvibacter africanus subsp. africanus DSM 2603 genome:
CACCCAAGCCCTGATCGAATTCTATGAAAAATTCTCGTCCTGGGAGCAGGGTGTGGTCAAGGAGACGGGTCTTACCCTTCCTCAGATGCATACCTTGGAGATTCTTGGCTCCTTTGGAAACTTGCGCATGAAGGAACTCGCCCAGAAGATGGGCATAACCACTGGCGCACTGACCGTGCTCGTCGATCGAGTGGAAAGACAGGGTCTGGTGACGCGAAAGCCTCACGAGACCGACAGGCGATCCATCCGGGTCGAGCTGACTCCCGAGGGGGACAGGCATTTTCAGGAGCACCACGCCTTACATACCCAACTTACCCATGAATTGGTCAGTTCGCTTGCTCCCAGTGAAGCGGATGCGCTTTTAGTGATCCTACAGAAGCTCAATTCCCATCTCTGACCCCTCGTGCTCTGCCGCTTTCTGAAGGACATGTTTCCTTGAGCATGTTTAGCAGCCGGTATGAGCTCCACCCGGGACGTACACACGGCAAGCTCGACCGCAGGAAGCGATGAGCATCAGCCCATCCATGCGTGTGCTGCGGTCTGGCTGCATATATGACCTGCCACGCCCTGCAACTCGGTGGAGTACACACCAAATCATCTTTGGCTGGACGGCGCGCTAAAAAAGAATGTAGTTTTGGAATATCATCGAGCCGGTTACATGATGTACACGCACGCGGACGCGCGCAAGGAACCGCATGACGACTCCGAGCGCTTCTACCGTAAGAGCCAGGACCGGCCCAACGACAGGAGGACGCGATGAAGTTAATCTTGTGTCTCGCTTTCACCGCCGCCTTCGCGCTGATCGCT
Coding sequences within it:
- a CDS encoding MarR family winged helix-turn-helix transcriptional regulator, whose translation is MEQTDVLTQALIEFYEKFSSWEQGVVKETGLTLPQMHTLEILGSFGNLRMKELAQKMGITTGALTVLVDRVERQGLVTRKPHETDRRSIRVELTPEGDRHFQEHHALHTQLTHELVSSLAPSEADALLVILQKLNSHL